The following proteins come from a genomic window of Candidatus Eisenbacteria bacterium:
- a CDS encoding carboxypeptidase-like regulatory domain-containing protein yields MSIRLKKRIFSAAPLLLAVAMLLVVGACEDAGKDTILDPTGGSAKISGVLTFNGQGGTDRPVATIYALGGYDETCATGYSTIHIMGTFNDWNEDLWITTPGMEYLGGCTWVELLSLVAGPINWKFVTNGAWDNPPDYVSTGSGDGLVGDLQAGSGGDLGADVPETGDYYALLFEGTDPPSYIIATGEDAPIVKSDPVTGAFEILNLLPGTYEIIIVAGGYITTHISDVFLDAKTESDLGTIDIISPSGAIAGVVAFEDSPDPMPTATIQVHPAGGSALVATDSTDAEGNFSIEGLLTGHYDLSFSASGYETLFEYNVEFINGQDTDMGTVLMHLGCSTAYTMIEVMGEFNGWAPLSSMDRVGSCLWRDTIAVAAEADTGSVWLMKFRTNGVWETPPDFGTCTTQDEIQGLTGDVCLVTGAETALSVRFPESGLYEFTLNEAIYEYSITRIGEIVYGSISGTIAFEDDPVELPMTTVTVYPANSPQAVAQVLMEEDGSFLVQDLVPGNYVIIFQAVGYIIHGLEDVVIVGDQNTDIGQILMAPEGECVPVSSIELVGEFNNWPAPGQGPFATYKGNCIWADTLAINIASDQDSTYIMKFRTDRTWDPSYGSCSDYGGESFVFVFTGGQVSGGICMVSGQGTGITIKYPATGNYRFEVNERTKMFTIQLLN; encoded by the coding sequence ATGAGCATCCGTTTAAAGAAAAGAATTTTCAGCGCCGCGCCTCTTCTTCTCGCTGTTGCGATGCTTCTGGTGGTCGGCGCCTGCGAGGATGCCGGCAAAGACACGATCCTCGACCCTACGGGCGGATCGGCGAAGATCAGCGGTGTTCTGACATTCAATGGTCAAGGTGGCACCGATCGTCCGGTTGCGACGATCTATGCCCTGGGCGGATATGATGAAACGTGCGCCACGGGATATTCCACGATCCACATTATGGGGACTTTTAACGATTGGAATGAGGACCTTTGGATAACGACACCCGGCATGGAGTATCTCGGCGGATGCACCTGGGTGGAGCTTCTGTCCCTGGTGGCGGGACCCATCAACTGGAAATTTGTGACCAACGGCGCATGGGACAATCCGCCGGATTATGTCAGCACAGGTTCCGGCGACGGTCTCGTCGGGGATCTGCAAGCGGGGAGTGGCGGCGATCTGGGCGCTGATGTTCCCGAGACCGGTGATTATTACGCCCTGCTTTTTGAAGGAACCGATCCGCCCTCCTATATTATTGCAACGGGTGAGGACGCTCCGATTGTGAAGTCCGATCCGGTAACGGGTGCCTTTGAAATTCTCAACCTCCTGCCGGGAACATACGAAATTATCATCGTGGCCGGCGGCTATATTACAACCCATATAAGCGATGTCTTCCTTGATGCAAAGACAGAGAGCGATCTCGGCACCATCGATATTATATCTCCAAGCGGCGCCATTGCCGGAGTTGTCGCGTTTGAGGATTCCCCTGATCCGATGCCCACGGCGACGATCCAGGTCCACCCGGCGGGCGGCAGCGCTCTTGTGGCAACCGATTCCACGGATGCTGAAGGAAACTTCTCCATCGAGGGGTTGCTGACCGGGCATTATGATTTGAGTTTCAGCGCTTCGGGTTATGAGACGTTGTTTGAATATAATGTTGAATTCATCAATGGGCAGGACACCGACATGGGAACGGTGTTGATGCATCTTGGCTGCAGCACGGCCTACACAATGATCGAAGTTATGGGTGAGTTTAACGGCTGGGCTCCATTGTCCTCGATGGATCGGGTTGGATCTTGTCTCTGGCGGGACACCATCGCGGTTGCTGCTGAAGCCGATACGGGATCGGTTTGGCTGATGAAGTTCCGAACCAACGGCGTCTGGGAGACGCCCCCGGATTTTGGAACCTGTACGACACAGGATGAGATCCAAGGCTTGACCGGGGATGTCTGTCTTGTGACGGGTGCGGAGACCGCTCTGAGCGTTCGCTTCCCCGAATCGGGCCTGTATGAGTTCACCTTGAATGAGGCGATCTATGAGTATTCGATCACGCGAATCGGCGAGATTGTCTATGGTTCCATCAGCGGAACGATCGCCTTTGAAGATGATCCCGTCGAACTGCCGATGACGACGGTGACGGTTTATCCGGCCAATTCGCCCCAAGCGGTGGCGCAGGTTCTTATGGAAGAAGACGGCTCCTTCTTGGTTCAAGACCTCGTCCCGGGGAATTATGTCATCATCTTCCAAGCCGTGGGATATATCATCCATGGGTTGGAAGATGTCGTCATTGTTGGTGATCAGAATACCGATATCGGGCAGATACTGATGGCGCCCGAGGGGGAATGTGTTCCGGTGTCATCGATTGAACTTGTCGGCGAGTTTAACAATTGGCCGGCTCCGGGCCAGGGGCCTTTTGCGACCTATAAGGGGAATTGCATCTGGGCCGATACACTGGCTATAAACATCGCCAGTGACCAGGACAGCACCTACATCATGAAGTTCCGGACTGACCGGACCTGGGATCCAAGCTACGGCTCCTGTTCTGACTACGGCGGTGAGAGTTTCGTCTTTGTTTTTACCGGCGGCCAGGTCTCCGGCGGTATCTGCATGGTCAGCGGGCAGGGGACGGGGATTACGATTAAGTACCCGGCTACCGGGAATTATCGCTTTGAAGTGAATGAAAGAACAAAGATGTTCACGATTCAGTTGCTGAATTAA
- a CDS encoding glycogen-binding domain-containing protein — MRQLSKTGLALTAVIILGLLLSGCTGLSFIKKRLPPPQITEKGVLFQFYSPSAQIVQVCGNWDTNNWCSGLADTGGFRIGAMEDPDGDGLWELFVKLPAGRYQYKFIIDEQNWKTDPNNPQRTDDGYGGSNSVLIVD, encoded by the coding sequence ATGCGGCAGCTGTCAAAAACAGGCTTGGCTCTTACGGCGGTTATCATCCTGGGCCTCTTGTTGTCAGGTTGTACAGGTCTAAGTTTTATCAAAAAGCGTCTCCCGCCGCCCCAGATCACCGAAAAGGGCGTTCTGTTTCAGTTTTACAGTCCTTCCGCTCAGATTGTTCAAGTTTGCGGCAATTGGGACACCAATAACTGGTGTTCGGGATTGGCTGATACAGGCGGTTTTCGAATCGGAGCGATGGAGGATCCTGACGGCGACGGGCTCTGGGAGCTTTTTGTGAAATTGCCGGCGGGCCGGTACCAATACAAATTTATTATCGATGAACAGAACTGGAAGACGGATCCCAACAATCCTCAGCGTACCGATGATGGATATGGAGGATCCAACTCCGTCTTGATTGTCGATTAG
- a CDS encoding Ig-like domain-containing protein, with translation MKHHLFILTVVSLSLVLWAGIAMAEGFGTPIVDGVLDGVYGAAEASDPSGDGNGNAPMDLLNLYVCNDNVYWYFYFTINTDISANNWGKYAIYIDTTNDANGATSDAWGRNVIVNDPHKPEYGIYTWINATPYGTEDINLASWNGAGWDFSTISEGALLGGVTPGAIEWKVEKTAIGSPTEIWCEVWDTGGGGGDNAQDTINDPPDDWNATDWSTQAVLSNSTHVSESAGGDVIPPTVSYAKAVGQDPITQISVLFSEPVDQTTAEATNNYTVSGGIMVSTATLQGGATTVLLDITPALTTGACYSVTVINVEDLAGNPIVANGVGNVDCFKLFELFVKANMNLHLRDHTYYPDPDLVAIEGSRDPFTWDPTCDDMLEDADGDSVYTGTFQFCIACDCGTGLIPFSTLEYKFTHQCTEWEGTGNHYYEFSDAAPVDTVNIWWEDVAPADLTLNAMDVIWFVDFNQLAEPPVDGVDTVGVNGSQAPLSWDVPPINELRDNGVLPDTTAGDGIWSTRITFPAGTYKNVGYKFLLNSVYECEGEGNRDIYLDDTMFSEANPLVMPVLIYDICQPSSVEDLSLGTSRLSLTVHPNPAVGMRTKLSFIAPESGHGRIAVYDLGGRLIRTLRDQVFEAGIHTTLFDGRDAAGNEIPAGIYFVRLNLNNLQETRRMTFLR, from the coding sequence ATGAAACACCATTTATTCATTTTGACAGTCGTCAGCCTGTCTTTGGTCCTATGGGCGGGGATTGCCATGGCCGAAGGATTCGGCACTCCCATCGTCGACGGCGTGCTTGACGGCGTTTACGGCGCCGCCGAGGCATCCGATCCTTCAGGAGACGGCAACGGCAACGCTCCGATGGATCTGCTCAATCTCTATGTTTGCAACGATAATGTTTATTGGTATTTCTACTTTACCATTAATACCGATATCAGCGCCAATAACTGGGGCAAGTACGCGATCTACATTGACACGACCAACGACGCCAACGGCGCCACATCCGACGCATGGGGCCGGAATGTCATCGTCAATGATCCGCACAAGCCGGAATACGGCATATACACCTGGATCAATGCCACCCCCTATGGCACCGAGGATATCAATCTGGCGTCCTGGAACGGCGCGGGTTGGGATTTTTCAACAATCTCCGAGGGCGCGCTTTTGGGTGGAGTGACCCCGGGCGCGATTGAGTGGAAGGTCGAAAAGACCGCCATCGGCAGCCCCACGGAAATCTGGTGTGAAGTCTGGGATACCGGCGGCGGCGGCGGCGACAATGCCCAGGATACGATTAACGATCCGCCCGATGATTGGAACGCCACTGATTGGTCGACACAGGCCGTCTTATCCAACTCGACACATGTCAGCGAGTCGGCCGGCGGCGACGTCATCCCTCCGACTGTTTCCTATGCAAAGGCTGTCGGGCAGGATCCGATCACACAAATCTCGGTTCTCTTCAGCGAGCCGGTCGATCAAACAACCGCCGAAGCAACAAACAACTACACCGTCTCCGGCGGTATAATGGTTAGCACAGCGACCCTTCAGGGCGGCGCGACGACGGTTCTTCTCGACATAACGCCCGCCTTGACCACCGGCGCCTGTTATTCGGTGACCGTTATCAATGTTGAAGATCTTGCGGGGAATCCGATTGTCGCCAACGGTGTCGGAAACGTCGATTGCTTCAAGCTCTTTGAACTTTTTGTTAAGGCCAATATGAATCTTCATCTGCGGGATCACACGTACTATCCCGATCCCGATCTCGTCGCGATCGAGGGAAGCCGTGATCCCTTTACATGGGATCCGACCTGCGACGACATGCTCGAGGACGCCGATGGGGACAGTGTCTACACAGGCACCTTCCAGTTCTGCATCGCGTGCGATTGCGGCACCGGCCTGATTCCCTTCTCCACGCTGGAGTACAAATTCACGCATCAATGCACCGAATGGGAAGGAACGGGCAACCACTACTATGAATTCAGCGATGCGGCTCCGGTCGACACCGTCAATATCTGGTGGGAAGATGTCGCCCCGGCCGATCTCACGCTCAACGCCATGGATGTGATTTGGTTTGTTGACTTCAATCAACTTGCCGAACCGCCCGTCGATGGTGTCGACACGGTGGGAGTCAACGGCAGCCAGGCGCCCCTGAGCTGGGACGTGCCGCCGATCAACGAGCTGCGTGATAACGGCGTGCTGCCCGATACGACGGCCGGCGATGGAATCTGGTCGACCAGGATCACCTTCCCCGCGGGCACCTACAAGAATGTCGGCTACAAATTCCTGCTCAACAGTGTTTATGAGTGCGAGGGCGAGGGCAACCGCGACATCTATCTCGATGACACCATGTTCAGCGAAGCCAACCCCCTCGTCATGCCGGTGCTGATCTACGACATCTGCCAGCCGAGCAGTGTGGAAGATCTTTCCCTCGGGACATCACGATTGTCGCTGACGGTTCATCCGAACCCGGCTGTTGGAATGCGGACGAAGCTTTCCTTCATCGCTCCCGAGAGCGGTCATGGCCGGATCGCTGTTTATGACCTCGGCGGCCGTTTGATCCGCACTCTTAGGGATCAGGTATTCGAAGCCGGCATTCATACCACCCTCTTTGATGGGCGGGATGCGGCCGGCAACGAAATCCCCGCCGGAATCTATTTTGTCCGTCTCAATCTGAATAATTTGCAGGAGACGCGGCGGATGACCTTCCTGCGGTGA
- a CDS encoding CotH kinase family protein — protein MMILGKQRLSLARILTLFSLLCAASIAAPVAVIAVTPIPKSDSDYNESNATIFREGELPVIEITMSQAVLESLLADPWGDEYVMCRVRFQNSVIDETADSVGIRVRGNTSRQAIKKSWKLSFNAFVPGRKFHGLEKFNLNGEHNDVSIIRSKLAWDLFKEMQIPSSRAGHVRLTINDGSIVDGVFIHIEQVDEEFTDAWFGNKTGNLYKCLYKNERADLRYVEPGTAETYENYGWGETYDEQNQIDPDYTDLAEFIDFINHSNNAEFVAGIAGRFSIDNFLRSTAIDVLIGNWDNYWYGANNYYLYHNPETDRFEYIPYDLDNTYGVDFFGIDWAERPLSGWGDNGFGSTGGECPPLIQRILNTPAFEAQIRRYLLELVNGPFRLVETEAAIDSLHAMIGAYAFEGSFDHGNMDWGYTTAMFHESYTFPEEYRNWDWGWDYGLKPFIEDRTNFILQTIAEPPALPSLFINEFLAANSLTNTDEWGDFDDWVEIYNGGSGSLNLGGLSLTDDLRHPFRFIFPDTLLPAGAFLLVWCDGEAHEGDLHTSFKLSAAGEDIGLYSAPENGSVPLDFLSFDAQTTDVSFGRESDGADSWIQLANPTPGTSNDSSDVPDLIDPKRFLILSSHPNPTRAGFTIDFNLPDPRLVQLRILSIDGRLVAEHSIRHDSSGRKSIVWDGRSAEGRKTAPGVYLYQLTAGKDEVRGRVLILR, from the coding sequence ATGATGATACTCGGAAAACAGCGCCTGAGCCTCGCGCGCATCCTCACTCTTTTTTCCCTGCTTTGCGCAGCTTCCATTGCCGCGCCGGTTGCCGTTATCGCGGTCACGCCTATTCCGAAGAGCGACAGCGACTATAACGAATCGAATGCCACGATTTTTCGTGAAGGCGAATTGCCGGTTATTGAGATCACGATGTCCCAAGCCGTTCTCGAATCGCTCCTTGCCGACCCTTGGGGCGATGAATATGTCATGTGCCGTGTCCGTTTCCAAAACTCCGTTATCGATGAAACGGCCGATAGCGTCGGCATCAGGGTGAGGGGCAACACATCCCGGCAGGCGATAAAAAAATCCTGGAAATTGAGTTTCAATGCCTTTGTCCCCGGCCGGAAATTCCATGGCTTAGAGAAGTTCAACCTCAACGGCGAACACAACGACGTCTCGATTATCCGATCGAAGCTGGCGTGGGACCTGTTTAAAGAGATGCAAATTCCATCCTCCCGGGCCGGCCATGTCCGTCTGACGATCAATGACGGGTCGATCGTTGATGGCGTCTTTATACATATTGAACAGGTGGATGAGGAGTTCACCGACGCCTGGTTCGGAAATAAAACGGGAAACCTGTATAAATGCCTCTATAAAAATGAACGTGCGGATCTGAGATATGTCGAGCCGGGCACCGCCGAAACCTATGAAAACTATGGCTGGGGCGAAACATATGATGAACAGAATCAAATCGACCCTGATTACACCGATTTGGCTGAGTTCATCGACTTCATCAATCATTCAAACAACGCGGAGTTTGTAGCGGGAATCGCCGGCCGGTTCAGCATCGATAACTTCCTGAGATCGACCGCGATTGATGTCCTGATCGGGAACTGGGATAACTACTGGTATGGGGCTAATAACTATTACCTCTACCACAACCCCGAAACCGATCGCTTTGAATATATCCCCTATGATCTCGACAACACCTACGGGGTCGATTTCTTCGGCATCGATTGGGCGGAGCGCCCCCTGAGCGGCTGGGGGGATAATGGCTTCGGCAGCACCGGCGGAGAATGCCCTCCGTTGATTCAGCGGATCCTGAACACCCCCGCCTTTGAGGCGCAAATCCGCCGCTATCTGCTCGAGTTGGTCAATGGCCCCTTTCGACTCGTCGAAACCGAAGCCGCGATTGACTCCCTGCACGCCATGATCGGCGCCTATGCCTTTGAAGGTTCGTTCGATCACGGCAATATGGACTGGGGTTATACAACCGCGATGTTTCACGAGTCCTATACATTTCCTGAAGAATATCGCAATTGGGACTGGGGATGGGATTACGGCCTCAAACCCTTTATCGAAGACCGTACAAATTTCATCCTGCAGACCATTGCCGAACCACCCGCATTGCCTTCACTTTTTATCAATGAGTTCTTGGCTGCGAACAGCCTGACAAATACCGATGAATGGGGTGACTTTGACGATTGGGTTGAGATTTATAACGGCGGATCCGGCAGCCTGAATCTGGGGGGGTTGTCTTTGACCGACGATCTGCGCCATCCATTCCGGTTTATTTTCCCCGATACGCTGCTGCCCGCCGGGGCATTCCTTCTTGTTTGGTGCGACGGGGAGGCCCACGAAGGAGACCTGCACACCTCTTTCAAATTGAGCGCCGCCGGCGAAGATATCGGACTCTATTCTGCTCCTGAGAACGGCTCTGTTCCGCTTGATTTTTTGAGCTTCGACGCCCAAACGACGGATGTTTCCTTCGGCCGGGAATCCGACGGCGCCGATTCCTGGATCCAATTAGCGAACCCGACGCCCGGAACAAGCAATGACTCATCTGATGTGCCGGACCTCATCGATCCCAAGCGGTTTCTGATTCTATCAAGCCACCCGAATCCGACCCGAGCCGGTTTCACTATTGATTTTAACCTGCCCGATCCCCGGTTGGTTCAATTGAGGATCTTATCCATCGATGGGCGCCTGGTTGCTGAACATTCTATCCGGCACGACTCTTCAGGGCGCAAGAGCATCGTATGGGATGGACGAAGCGCCGAAGGCCGGAAGACGGCTCCCGGCGTCTATCTTTATCAATTGACCGCCGGGAAGGATGAGGTTCGCGGAAGAGTTTTAATATTGAGGTAG